The genomic interval GGTCTCTGGACAAGCAAGTCGATGATTGCTTTGTGGAGCTCTTCACACAAGTTGGGATTTTCACGGTCAAAGGCTACAGGACATATCCCCACACCTGGTGGATTGCTGGGATCCACAGGAAGCTAGAGCCTTCTGTGTCCTTTCCCAAAGGGGACCCTGGCTGCTTGGCAGCATGGATCTATTAAACTTGAACTGCCTTAATGATTTATAATTTTGAACTTCCCTCTAAACCAGAAATCATAATAAACCATTTTAATGTAATTAAGCCGCCCTCCCAGTACAACAGGATTGCCTGATATAACAATTGTCTTTAAAGTCATTATCAATCACCTATATTTGCAGATAATGAAGCAATGTGTATTCTAAATTTCAACGGTTTTTCTCTGTGGCTTATGATTGTCCACTCTAAGCTTGTATGCAAAGTTGAAGTCATCAGAAATTTGCTGGCAGTGTGCAAATCTAGCTATTTCTTCTACATAAATCAAAAGTATACTTTAAAGGAAAATGTTTACATTAATCCCTTTATCAAAAAGCATAAATTAAGCATTTCATCTGCAGAAAGTCAAAGGCCCCACTTTCTGATCGTGGAATAGGATTTAACAGCGGACAGCTTGTTAAGAATTATTAGCACACAACCATGTCCACAATTTCCCCCAAAAACTAAAATTCTGTGTAAAAGGaatttaatcttttaaaacaaacatttattctgGATATTAAATCTGTGAGTGTTCTATGGATGGCTTAACAATTATAGATTTTATAAGAAACATTCTCATGTGTTGGTTTTATCTGACATTCAACTGCTTGTTGAAGAGAAAGCTCTTTAAGGAATGAATCTAATGCACACATAAGAATGTATGCACCATACTAGTGATAGCCATGTGATAAACTGTATTTAACATGCACTTTTGATCACCTAACCTGCACTCTGTCCACTACTCCATCTTCACCAGGACTTAATGTAACATTCAAAGCCTCTCAGCCGTTTCAAACATctgccattaaaaaaagaaagaaagaaaccatcACTGACAAGTTTAAGGTCTGATATCTTGTAATCCCTTGGGCTAGAAATTTGTGCTTTATATCACTAGAAAAGGGGTTTGTCATCTTTCCAAGGGGACAGTTGCTCCTAATCCAGAAAGGTTGCAAGATATTGGTACCTTAAAATCATAATTGtatgtataaaaaaaattaacttttagaATTACCCAATTTCTCTTCCCTCAGAACCCTACACAGCTCAGCTCGCAATATTAAGGGAGCTGGCTTTATAGGTGAAAGGATTAAAACAATACCACCAATAACACTCACAACATTTCTAATAGTGTGTTTGTTAATTATCTATAGCAACTATGGAATTGAGCATCCAATAGTTTATAAAATGTTTGTGCAGTTAAGTTTTATAAAGCATTTATGATATCATAGTGAATCACATGTATAATTGCTAAGGGATGCTTTAAAACAATAAAGACTATTTTTATCCAAAGTTCCTTTAGTGGTGAACTGCTTTTACAAGTTCAGTATTTTACTAGTAGTTTTTCACGTaaagatttttaaaggattttaaaatcaTGCTTAATTATACTTAGTTTAAtgtgtgcaaagtgctttgaagatgaaaagcattataaTAAATACTAAGGGACTGTCTACGCTAAAAATACAACCACAGCAGGGAAACAGGTTAAAACAGGTGGCCATATCAGAATTACAAAACTGATTTAGACTGGTAAGATCTATGCTACACCACAAATGGATCCGCAGTTGTAAGTAGGTTAGGAAACAACTGTGTTGCAATCAAGTTGTCTAATGTGTTTGTATTTGAGGCGTCAATAATTAATTCAGAACACCCCTGCAAAGTAGGAAGCAAGTATTATTctaatttttacagatgggggaattaGACACAAAGGAAGTAGTTTCTGAGCTGGGGCTAGAATCCAAGTGATCTACAATCTTAGTCTACACAGTTCTCTTGAAACTATTTTTTCCTGGGCTTAAGTAAATTACTTATATTCATTTTGGGTGtatgaattaaaaaaaccccaaaaatctGAATTTAGGCTATTTAGTTTTGGAAAAGCAAGACTATTATGCAACAGCATTGCACCTAGAGgtttaaaatcaatttaatgtattcattatatttacacattttaaattaaaatttgtttttggaaTGTTCTTGTGTAATCAATTCTAACTCTAGCCCTTTACACCTTttgttataattttatttaacaaGTAATTTAATTAAAGCATACGTTTGTTTCTCTTAACACTGTATATCAGTGTTAAAAGTTCAACAATACAAAGTGCCTGGAAAACCATTCAGCTTGATAACCAGTCATTTCAGTGCTCCTTCCAAATCTTTCATAATCACATATTATAATAGACAGACTAATACCAACATGaaaaagatgtttaaaaattgttcatttgccaattttaaaaatcaaggcaaaaggaaaaaattcTGACTAGAATACTTGACAAACATGGACATTTATGATGTTACAACAACACtaccactacacacacacacaatgataaGAAAAAGGAACAATGATTTGCCACTCAGGAACATTGCACAATTTCAGGTCTTTCCTCTCAGAATTGCTTCatgtaattttgtgtgtgtgtgtgtgtgtgtctcatgtAAAGGGGAAGGCAGGGGGAAATCAGGCAATGTGTAACAATTTCAATGAATCTGGTACTGTAGATTGTTCTGAATTGCTTTTGAATACCCACGGAATTCATATACAATACAGTGTGTAGCTTTCAGCTGCAGGGCTAATAAATAAACCAACATGTTGATTCTGCATTCTACTGACCAACCTTTTAAAATCATTAATGACATATAATTGCTCTATATTATAAGTACACAGAGTTTTCAAAGTACTTGTGTGTTTAAATATAAATTGTTACATCAAGCACTCAAACTATATACACAGAACAATCAAGAATGTTCCCTTATTCACTGTGGTTAACTTCAGGCTGATCCCATTTACTAGAATAAGCTTTCTCAATGTATCAGCTTTGCACTGAGTGTATAAAAGTCACAGTAgagcccaaacttttcctgtcactgtccctgtccccccctcccccccccccgtattgGAATCTGTCCGAGTCGCCCTTCCATTACTGCAGTTGTCTTAGCAGAAGAGCTTGgactgaaggcagagctggggctctgggaggagctggtctgggggcagagagggaatgagggcagagctggctggggatgaagcaggggcagaatggggctgggatgggggtagaGCAGGGGACAGATTGGAGCTGCGGCTaagggcagagcagagctgcagctgggagcggagCTGGGCTGGGGTCAGAGCGGGGCTGGATgtgttccctccctgccccctgtggggaCTGGCtcaggccccactgtgccacccctgaatgttcctctgtgcccccctaggGGAGTGTGCCTCAcactttggggaccactgcagtagagtacatttaagaaaaaaataaacacatgctAAGCGGATACAAAGATTGAAAGCTACAATTTTTGCTAGACTGTTTCTACCAAGCACATACCTTTTCTGCTTCAGAACTGCAGACACTTGTATCACTTCTACTTTTGCggtactattttttccccttgatcACTATGAAATTGTGTTTATATATGAACTTAACATTTATGTGCAAAACATAAAATACAGTTCTTATATCTGAAATGTCCACCAGTAGGACTTAACAAATACATTTCATTCAGAGACTGAGATAcagtatgtttatttttaatttcaataaCCTAAGAAGAACTACAGGCAGGAGAGATGCAGTACCCTTTTGCTATGGTGTAAGACATTGGGGGCGGGGGTATGGCAGGAGAAGTAATCAACGCTGACATTAATTTTGTAAGAAGGGAAATAAATGGTTCTGAACAGTTTAATCACCATGGCTCCATTTTCATCTTGTCCTGAAGCACAGTGGTCCACTTTTAACATCATAAATCAAAAATGTTGATACTTAAGTTTAAGTATCATTGTCTGATCAAAACTGAAGCAaattaaggaaaaacaaacagaaaagggtAAAACAAAATTTAACTGGCAGATTTGTTTTGCATCTTTACATTGAACTGTCACTTATAGAAAAGGGACAGTGCATCTCCATTTGCTTACAGGCTAGGAGATCACTTTGAATTCTGCATAATCCTAACTGCAAACAAAATATAGCACTTTTAACAGATTATAAATAAACTGGATTTCAAGCGTAGAGCCAGCCCGACGATAACAATACACTATTTAAAAAGACCTAAGGCAATGGATTccatttccaatggaaaaaaaagaaCTGTGCAAACAAGCTTAAAACTATTTCTTTGTGCCAGTGTtataaaatgtagcttttaataaAGCCTTGACCCAAATACCAGGAACTTGTGAAAGGAATCAGAACAAAAATTGTTCctttattttaggaaaaaatatcCTTATCTCGCTTCTAAGAAAATTTGATACACTCAATTTGAACATTTACAGTTTTTTTTAGAACTTTATAcaattcctgtgtgtgtgtgtgtgtaataacaGGCGTTAAAGGACAACTATGTTTTTAAACACTGGGTCAAGGCTTTCCATAAAATAACTTCCTACTTTTTCTATATTCCCTAAAATATTATGTGTTTTTTCCAATATCTGCAGCCATTCAGGAATTGTTAGGAAATGTACTTTTTGTGCATGATCTTAATTCCTAATCCCTGGCTCTTTGGGCTGAATGACAAAGGATCAAACCCATTAAAATGGATGGTTTCCTTGATGGGTCAGAGGCAAAACCCTGGCTCAGTTAGTTTCATATGATGAAAGCAGTGCTGCATCAACTGGCTCCATGCAGGAGGGGCATGTAAAGGATCTCATCAGCCAGTCATCTATACAGTCCAGGTGGTAAATGTGCATGCATGGCAGAAATCGGATAGGATCCCCGTAAACAAAGTCCATCATACAGATCACACATCTGAGGAAAAAGAAGTTGGAGAAATGTTAAGATACTCTTATCGCTTTGGAAAGTGAAGCAGCAGTATTACCTACCCTGCTACTATGTTTATTGGAGAAAAGCACCAGGATAAGTTCATCATCACATCAACATCTGAATACATTTTATGTTAATGAAGCTAACAAATCTCCTTAATTCTATGCCCAACACCatttctgataacaaaaattaaaataaagattaACCTTGAAAAGTAAAAGGCTGAATTAAACCCTTCAGtgttccccctgcccctcccataaataaaataatttaaataaaccGTTTTAGATCATGAGAACCATGGGAAAACACACCAGGCGTGACCTGCAGTGCATGGCCACACTACGGGCTGACCTTGCTCGAAGTAGTGTACTGCTTGCATGGTACTGCGCATCCTCAGCTCTCATAAAGGGGACAACCTCTCTGActctctcctccactccccctcAGTTACCACTGTTGCACGTATTCAATTTAAACTCCATGGGGTAGGACCTTCTCATCTTTGCCTGGGAAGGACTGTGCTTTGCAATGGCTCTATGTAAGTAAATAATTCTATTATTACCTGTtctttaatgctttttaaaagtGGACTTCTCCAGCCAGTCAAAGCTATTTCTACTTTAAAATGAGTAAGTGACATGCCTGGGTACGAAGCTATTTGCAGTAGTTGACTTATAAATATTAATCAgaactttactttaaaaaaaccccCAAGGTTCTCAGAGTTAAACTATGGGACAAAAACATGTAGGCCAAATCATCCCTCCAAGTCCACATGTGGAGGGGACAAACAACTTGCAAACTGGAGGAAGGGGTGTTGAAGGAGCAATTCTTCTATGCCACTGCCTCACTTCCTCTAGCCCCATATAAGCCTCCTCTGCTGGGGCTGGGCTCCACAGGtgtggaaggggcaggtggggaagCTGTTCTCTTCACCTCATCCTCTCATAGACAAGATGGGGATTTCCTGGGTAAATTAACACTAATGCCATCAGTACTAGCTTTCTTGGGAGTGCTCTCGATGCTACGTCCCTAAAATCCCACAGAGCCTCCATGTGGATGACATTAGCCTCTGGCACATCCTGTCAAAGTAATGCTTTTTATCCTAACTCCTCACTCTGTGTAATCTAcccatgtgggggaggggcaccccctCCCATCCAACAACATTAGGAGGATGCTGAATACAAGCTCAGTTTCCAGTGAGCTGTGTGGTTAAAACCCACAGGGGGATGACTTGACTCTATCGAACACTGTAACTTGTTTGATCAATGTAAAAAGGCCCTCAAAACTGAAGAAGCCACAACTACTGTAATTCCCCTGGTCTCCATCTCCCCCCAGAGGCCATTTCCTTCAGGCATTCACAATCAATGCTGTGCTCTGTGCCATAACTGAAAAGGCTGCTGCTCAGTTCAACCGATTCTGTGAGAGATTCTGACATGAACACTCCGAGGTGCAGTTCCTTTTTTCTATATTTTGGAATGATTTACAGTGGCAGATGTCGCCATTTTGAAGAATACAGCTTTCAAGGAAGAAAAGCTCTGGAATGGTGCTTTCTAGTGGCATAAGATGACAATGTTGCCAACTCccatgattttattgtgaatcTCGTGCTATTTAGTGTTTATTCTTAAAGCCAGAGTTCCTGGAATCATGGGATTATGTGAGAACCTGTTTGTAATCAACTTAAACTAAACACTCTTAAAACAGTGTGTCCACACAAAGCGagactggtttaactaaatcagttttttaaaatcacatctgtCATTAAACAATGCAACTTTTCTGTTTAGGCCAAGCCCCTCTCTCTTGACTCAGCACCTCCCTCCTCATGAGGGACTGTTGTCTGTGCTCCTGATTTCCCTCCCACATGAAGCAGCCAGACTCTCTCCAGCATGATGCAATCAGATGTGCccaatacagctgtgctgctgttacTTTGCCATTGACTCAATGTTCTATGTAGGCCAGTCAGAGTACTTGAGCCTGAATCACAGGGTGTTCTTCCAATCAATCAATCAACAGGAGTCTCTTGAGACTTGTCCTATGCCTGGAGGACAGAAGCTCAATCTCCATATCCCAGTATAAATGGCAGGAAACCACCAAGGCACCAGAATACTTTCAGTAGTGCCAGGAGTGGCCACTCTAATTCTCTACTAAGCTAGGAGTGAAGAACCAAGTTCAAGTCTCAAACTTTTGGCCCTTCTGCAGTAGCATAGTATTTCCATGAGATTACTAGACCAGGTCAAATCCACTTTGACTTGTTGGAAAAATGATCAAGTTACTGTAACTTAGACAGGTGAAGAGACATCTACCATAATACATCCATTTTCCTCTCAGTACATGAAACTTCAGGAACCCTACTTGCTACAGCAAGCAGACTTTCAGCTCAAAAATCAAAGCCCTAGTGATTCACCATTAAAGACTTTCAAACCTGTCTCTAACTCACTTATCAGAGGGATGGGACAAGGCATAGGAAAACTTCAGTGATCGTGGTGCATGGAAAACAATCTTCCTTAAAACCACTACTTGGCCTGGAAAGAAAGCTGTAAATTTCCTTATGGCAGTCAGGCTTCAGAAAAGAGCGAAGAGAAACCTCCTTATTACTATCAAAACTCAGGAGATTGATTGCAGCCTGACACTTCCATTACAATGAATGGAAACTATTAAGCTAAATATATTGTtgcttaaaaaatatttatatggTACCATAAATTTACAGGATGTCTTACAAACATAGCTAAGACACAGTctgtgccctgaagagtttataatcttagAAAGACAAGATAAGCAAAACATGGGACAACAATTCAGGAGAGAGAGGCTGTGATTATTCTTGATGCGGAGAAGAAGGGAGGATGGTAGAAGGCATGAAGTCAGAAATGCAAAAAAGGAGACAGAAGGATCAGTAAGACCAAAAGgactgggagcagcatggaggtGGGGAATAAGGGCAGAGAGGAACACAGATGTTTTTGGGGACAAGATTAGGTAGGAGAGAAATAGGAGCTTTAGTTAGTTAGAGGCAACCAATGGAGGGATTCAAGGAATGGGATGATGTGGTCTAAGCAGGGATGGGGAAGACTGCTTTTGCAGTGGTATTTTGGCATCTACTTcaccctagggcaggggtgggcaaactttttggcccaagggccacatctggctgGGAAAATCGCatggagggccatgaatgtagggctggggcagggggttgcagtgcaagagggagtgcggggtgtgggagggagtgcggggtgcaggaaagggctcagggcaaggggttggggcagaggaggggtgcggagtgtacaatggagctcagggcagggggttgaggtgcaggagggggtgtggaatgtgggagggggctcagggcaggggtgcagggagaagtgcaggagtgggctcacggaagggggttggggtacaggaggagtgcgggagggggctcagggcagggagttggggtgtggggtgcaggagaggtttgaggtgcgggctccggctcagcaccgcttacctggagcagctccaggatGGCAGCGGCGCGCACTGGgttgctcccagaagtggctggcaccacgtccctgcggcccctggagaagggggagcagagggctctgtgcgctgcctgtCGGGACCTCCCCCGGCCATTGGAAGCTGTGGGgtgtggtgcctgcaggtgagggcagtgcacggagccctctgcctcccctcccccaggggccacagggacgtggtgccagacatttctgggagcggcatggggcccacggcgccacaggggtggcaatcttgtgggccagattcaaagccctgacgggccggatccggcctgcaggccgtagtttgcccacccctgccctagggtaTATAATCTCATTGCTAATCAAGGAAAGTGAGATGAAGAATAAAACAaggcaaaaaagagaaaaagtcttCTCCTCCCAAGATCCACTCTCCTGcagaaatgtcatttaaaaaaacaaaaaacaaaaaaacaaaaaataaaccaccGCCACCTTAAAACTACTAATTTGTGTAACTTACTCTCTAATCTTCTTCTCAGAGCCATCTCGTCCAGGATCGTAGACTCCCTTAGGCAGGTGCTGTATAAGGCCTATCCTTTGCGCTATTCTAATTTGTTCCTCTTCTGTTAGTTGTGTTGCTAGCCGAGTCTGGCTAGGAGTTGGATGATAAACAGGAACTGGAACCTGCTCCTAAAAtagaagatttaaaacaaaaaacaaagtttgCTTTGCTGATGTTTGCTGACATCAGTGGATTTTGGAATATACTAAACTTACTATTCACGTTGTTCCCTTTCTTACTCACTGAAGAATGTTTGCATGAAGCTCCCTCTGCTACCCCACACATTTTTGGCTTAAACATAATATGGAGGATAGGATAACGAGTGATGCCAGCTTCTCAGGAAAACTGGCAAGGATCTATTTTTGGCAGTTCTCTACCAGACTATTTCATTTTGTCTCCAGGAGTTATTCATAGATTAGTTAAATAGATGCACAAACTCCACATGAAAATAGGCAAATAAAGTTTACATGGATTTAACTAATGGTTAGATGTTCTGCCTAACTATGAAATGTATGGAGAAAATTTACAAACATAAGTTGATGTACTCTCATTCTGTACACTTATGGAGAATCATTTGTGCTGACGGGCCCAATTTATAGTATCATGATTTTACAAAAGGATCTTTAATTGGCTCTGTAATTACAAAATCATGTACCACCTAAACAATAATTTAGACCTGTAGATTTATTTCTTAACAACTTTAAATATACTAACGTGGACATAATTGTCCAGTTAAACATCTGAACTtccaatacattttatatatatatatatatatatatatatatatatatatatatatctctttATGAATTCTCTAAAGTTGGTCTTGAAGCgacatatattttaaatttgtatttcccacacaaaagaaaatattttaagcatACAATCTctctgtgacagatatggcaatttcctgcaatatccttaaATGACCTTATTGTAtcaagtttatgtattattgtgggccaggattgTATCTAACCTCTGGAGGGGGGAGATGTAACAAATAGTGCAACACCATGCAGTATTTTTGGAGTCCAGTGTTTAACATTAATGGTTTATGTATAATTGTGATCTACTCCATAAGAGAGggctaccacagctcctccaggaactaaaaacagtgggtGGTAACTGAGGCAAATCAGCCAGGTTGCAATCCCCCAAGAGAGGTGCCACCTTTTGGGGAGGCTCCCATATACTAGTTCAAATTAAATTCTCCAGAAACCAACAAAGAAAAAACCTGTAAATAAATAGCCTAAATTTAAGATGACACAGGGCCTTCTTTGTAATCtggcaaatggacaggaccttctgtccaaaggGGGCCCCCAATCCTTGCAGAATGGTTGGAAGGATTTGACCTACTATGGCCTCCTCAGGCTAATAGATGGCATCTaataagcttattagcatatgtgTACGgtcttttattgattttaatgtgtGTTATCGGTAATGCcttcaccttaaaaataaattgcttgCTTATAAAAAGCTGTGTTGTAACTTGTAACTGGGTGCAATTATGCTGTTCATAGCCTTCACAGAGAAAGTAAAGTGCAGACATTCGCctgttaggcagtctggcttgctgggaatatcacagtatAGGCAGGGAATCGCGCAGTCTAGAAAACcactggtcaggagggagagagatgtgggttgCTGCtccagagaggtgacagctgaggatcCAGGAACTgttaagtgggtgcccttggtggaccacagGAGGGTAATACGAATGTGGTTACCCTGGACTGTGACACTCTTCATCATTTTCTCCCAAACAGACACTTTTCATTGTTGCTTAAGTATTTCAGATACTTAAATCAGTGTTTAAACCCTGTACTTGCATTAAAGCCGTTTAACAATGTCTACTAACTGAAGGGGAGAAAAAATCTACTCATCAGAAAAAACTGAGTGAAACTACATATTTGTACGTCAGAGGCACAGCATCATTAATCATCTATTTTTCTTATAGTTCATGTTGAGAGGAAATTGCTTCATATTAATCATATAATATGAGACTAGGTAAATCAGACGTAGGAAATTTCAGACTCTGCAAGGTCCCCATC from Malaclemys terrapin pileata isolate rMalTer1 chromosome 8, rMalTer1.hap1, whole genome shotgun sequence carries:
- the RNF11 gene encoding RING finger protein 11, with the protein product MGNCLKSPTSDDISLLHESQSDRASYGDGTEPDQEPPPPYQEQVPVPVYHPTPSQTRLATQLTEEEQIRIAQRIGLIQHLPKGVYDPGRDGSEKKIRECVICMMDFVYGDPIRFLPCMHIYHLDCIDDWLMRSFTCPSCMEPVDAALLSSYETN